The stretch of DNA ATGTTGATGGATCGTCAGGACGGGCGGTTGTTGCCGAGTGACTTCTGATAGATGTCGGGAAGATGACTTCATGGGGTGCGAGTGGATTTCTCAACACCCATCAGGATATCGGATAAGCCTGTTCCGATGGATGTCAGTCGGCCGGTATCGCTGCAGAAAAAGTCCTCTGTTGCTGAACCAGCTTGAGATCGTATTTCATGAAACCGAAGCTGTGACTTACGGGTAGACAGAAATTGTGGCTTGCATGATCGAGTTGATCACGCGGAGTCGCGAGTTGTTGGAGTGTGTAGACAAAATGTGAACAAACCGAGAGATTTTGCGACGATCGAATGTCTCAACAATTTCTCAATTGTGTTCACATTCTGAACACGCCATGCTACTGGTGATTACGCTGATAGGCACACAAAGCTTCCTGCGGAGTTTTCTCTGGGCGGCAGATGTTTGCCTTTATGCAGCAAATGGTTTGAATTCCACACGATTCCTGAAGATTCGAAAGAATGGGTTTCATGAGACAACTGTTCTGGATGTCTGCACTTAGCCTGATGCTGGCTACCACGGGTTTCTGGAGTGTTCCTGAGGCGATGGCCCAGGGGACAGCAACCAAAGGGACAGCGACCAAAGGTGCTGCTGCCGCTGCAGCCGAAGAAGAGGATGATTATCTGGCCGCCGAGTTTCTTGTGCCGCCCCAGACATCATTTTTCGTGGCATTTCCTGATGTTCCCGGCCTGGTAGAAGGTGTTAAGTCTTCGACCTTTGGCAAGCTGCTGGCAGATCCTGATTTCCAGCCCTTTCTCAATGATGTGAAGGCTAAGATTGAAGAAGGTTCGAGCAAGCTGAAGGAAGAATTGGGACTGACGCTGGAAGATCTGCTTTCAGTCCCTCAAGGGCAGATGGCGATTGCCGTGTTTCCCACGGAGAGTGGTGAAATCTCGGGGATTTTGATGGCCGATTATGGTGACTCGGAAGAGACCATTAAAACACTCATCGGCAAGATGGAAGCGGCCCTTAAAGAAGAAGGCGCCGAGATTTCTGCGGAGAAGATGGATGATGTCAGCGTGACGATTGTCACTTTGCCAGAAGAGAAAGTGGCGGACAGCCCTGTCAAGCAGTTGGCTTACTTCCTCAGCGAAGGAACATTCGTTTTCGCCACTTCGAAAGATGCCGCTGCGGCCATTCTGGATCGCTGGGATGGTGAAAACGAAGATGTGTTTGCAAAGAACGAAGCCTTCACGCTGGTGATGGAGAAGGTCGGTCGAAAGGATGACAGCATCGAGCCCGATTTCAAGTGGTTCGTGAACCCTGTTCTGCTGACCGAGCAGATTGCCACCGCTGTTCAGGAACAGCAGCCACAGGCTCAGTCAGTCATTGGTATGCTCCCAGTGCTCGGGCTCGACAAGCTCAAGGGTGTGGGCGGTTCGATGATTATCGACGAAGATGACTTCGATTCGATCGTCAAGACTTATGTCCATGTCGATCAACCAACCTCCGGCGTGATCAACTTCTTCAAGTTCCCTGCAATTGCGATGACACCTCCCAAGTGGGTCGGTGCCAATTCCGCGATGTACACCGGTCTGAACTGGGATTTCCAGGCAGCGTATGCTGCCGGCGAAGCCTTGTACGACTCATTTGCCGGTGGTGGTGCCTGCGCCCGTTTCATGGATTCGGTGGCCCAGCAGCCACCGAATATCCACCTGAAGAAGGATGTGATTGATCTTCTGAGTGGAAAGCTGCACTTCACTTCCACAGGAACCGGGATCTCGGAAGACAATCCTGTTGGTGATCTGACTTTGGCAATCGAAGTCAAAGATACCAGTGCGGCGTCCAAGCTGATTGCGAAGCTGCTCGATCTGGGTCTGGCCCCACACGAAACCCGTGATTTCGAAGGTCAGAAGATTTACGAGTTCGAAACTCCTCAGGAAGGAATTACTCCTGCTCTGGCAGTCACTGCAAACGCGATTGTGATCACAGCCGATGTCAAAGTGATCGAAGGGATTGTTCGCGGGACGCGCACTCCTTTGTCGACCTCGCCAACTTACAGCAAGCTCTCGAAGTTCTTCCCGGCGAAAGTCTCGGCGATCACCTTCCAGAAGGGTGATGCACAGCTCAAGACGATCTACGAGCAACTCCGAGCCGGTGAAGGGATTGCTGCTGAAGCGGAAGGGCTCGACTTCAAGAAGTTGCCACCTTTCGAAAAACTGGCCAAGTATCTGCGATCTTCCGCAGGTTACTCGACCAATGACGACAGTGGCTCACTCAGCGTGCAGTTCACTCTCAAGGAAGCAGATCCTAAGTAGTTCAGACTGAGTTCTGCTTACCACCCGGATGGTAAGAACTCTCCAAGCCCTCTGTCAGGTAATGGCAGAGGGCTTTTTTGTTAGGTAAGCTCTTCAAAGGGGAGCTGGAATTCATGGTTCACCGAACAGGACATGCGCATGGCCCGGCTTCCTTTCATCGTACAAAGTACGATGACACCAGATTATGTGTCATGGACAGCATGAATCTCGCGGTGTGGCGTGTGCGATAACGACTGATTGAGTGGCGAGACCTGTGAATCCGCGTCAAGACAGCAAGTCTGCAAAACGTCCTGTCCGCTCAGCGGGCGACAAACCAGCACCCGGTATGTTGTCGAAGCTGGCACAACTCACACCGGCTTTCTGGCTGGTGATTGGCCTCGCCACAGTGATTCGATGCTGGGGAATCTGGAATCAAAGTGTGGAACACTTCGATGAAGGAGTCTACGCCTCGAACATCTGGTTCGGGCCTGACCAGGGTTACGAATATCCGGCCCGGTTTTTCTATGCGCCACCACTCTGGCCATTGGTGCTCGAATGGACACAACTGATCGGTGCGATGCTGGGCCTGGGGCATCCCGGCTGGTTGGTCATGCTGCCGGGTATTCTTTGCGGTATTGCCCTGTGTGGAGTGATTTACTCCTTTGGCAAAGAGTTTTTCTGTGAGCAGGTGGGGTTGATCGCGGGATTGATGGCCGCCTGTTCGGATCTGCTGGCAAGTTACTCACGCACAGGTTTGACTGATATTCCCGTGACTCTCTGCATGTTGCTGGCAGTTCGCGCCATGATCCGCTCGCTCACAGCTCAGACGAACTTCCCCTGGGGATCGATCTTCGCTGCGGGAGGTTGGACCGCTCTCGGATGGAGCATCAAATACTCCGGCTGGCTGCCACTGGCTATTCTACTGGCGGCTGAGTTTGCCGGCTGGATCCTCAAATGCCATATCCTGCCGGCTGCGCGGGTGCAGAAGATTACTGTCAGCATCTGTGCGATTGCCGTCGTGCTGTGGCTGCCTGTGCTCTGGGGACTGCAAGCCACCGGCGGATATGCAGCCGTCTCGGCCAATCATGCCCAATATGTGACGGGTCTGGGGCAGTGGTTCACGCAATTCCAGAATCAATGGGAGACGATTCGGCACTACTCTGCGAGTATGTTGATGATCATTCTCCCGTTGATCGTGATCATCGCTGGCCGTTTTCGGCTTGGAGGACTCACGCTCTTCCATTGTGATTTGATTTTCCCCCTATGCGCTATTGCTATGGGTATCGGCGATCTTTCGATTTGGATCTTGTTCGGTATTGCAGGAGTCTGCTGGGGAATTGTACGACCGCAGTTCGCCGAAATTCGTCCGGAACTGCCGGAGAGTCGGCCGACTCAACGGATCGCCCTCGTCGGAACTCAAAGACTCGCCTTATTGTTTTTGTTGATCTGGATTTTGGGACTTTTGGTCACGATTCCGCTCTATCGGGCTTATCCTCGTCTGCTGACACCGATTTTTCCGCCGAGCTGTCTGGCGTTCGCCTATGGATATCATCGCTATGTCGTTTATTCGATAAACCGTTATTCAAGACCAGAGATCAACGAGTCACGTTTCCGCCCACAAGTATTCGCAACCTCCACGATCGCATTGGCGACGACATTCTTGATTGCAGTCACTATGTTCGGCGCACCCCACGCCTGGCAGAATCGAACCGCCATGCTGGAAACAAGCCGCACATTCCTGCAGACGGTTCGCAGGCAGACACCTTCCGGCAAGCCAGCGATC from Planctopirus ephydatiae encodes:
- a CDS encoding DUF3352 domain-containing protein, which translates into the protein MRQLFWMSALSLMLATTGFWSVPEAMAQGTATKGTATKGAAAAAAEEEDDYLAAEFLVPPQTSFFVAFPDVPGLVEGVKSSTFGKLLADPDFQPFLNDVKAKIEEGSSKLKEELGLTLEDLLSVPQGQMAIAVFPTESGEISGILMADYGDSEETIKTLIGKMEAALKEEGAEISAEKMDDVSVTIVTLPEEKVADSPVKQLAYFLSEGTFVFATSKDAAAAILDRWDGENEDVFAKNEAFTLVMEKVGRKDDSIEPDFKWFVNPVLLTEQIATAVQEQQPQAQSVIGMLPVLGLDKLKGVGGSMIIDEDDFDSIVKTYVHVDQPTSGVINFFKFPAIAMTPPKWVGANSAMYTGLNWDFQAAYAAGEALYDSFAGGGACARFMDSVAQQPPNIHLKKDVIDLLSGKLHFTSTGTGISEDNPVGDLTLAIEVKDTSAASKLIAKLLDLGLAPHETRDFEGQKIYEFETPQEGITPALAVTANAIVITADVKVIEGIVRGTRTPLSTSPTYSKLSKFFPAKVSAITFQKGDAQLKTIYEQLRAGEGIAAEAEGLDFKKLPPFEKLAKYLRSSAGYSTNDDSGSLSVQFTLKEADPK
- a CDS encoding ArnT family glycosyltransferase produces the protein MNPRQDSKSAKRPVRSAGDKPAPGMLSKLAQLTPAFWLVIGLATVIRCWGIWNQSVEHFDEGVYASNIWFGPDQGYEYPARFFYAPPLWPLVLEWTQLIGAMLGLGHPGWLVMLPGILCGIALCGVIYSFGKEFFCEQVGLIAGLMAACSDLLASYSRTGLTDIPVTLCMLLAVRAMIRSLTAQTNFPWGSIFAAGGWTALGWSIKYSGWLPLAILLAAEFAGWILKCHILPAARVQKITVSICAIAVVLWLPVLWGLQATGGYAAVSANHAQYVTGLGQWFTQFQNQWETIRHYSASMLMIILPLIVIIAGRFRLGGLTLFHCDLIFPLCAIAMGIGDLSIWILFGIAGVCWGIVRPQFAEIRPELPESRPTQRIALVGTQRLALLFLLIWILGLLVTIPLYRAYPRLLTPIFPPSCLAFAYGYHRYVVYSINRYSRPEINESRFRPQVFATSTIALATTFLIAVTMFGAPHAWQNRTAMLETSRTFLQTVRRQTPSGKPAIIYVYGEPAIFWQLRAQGFVLTGPVQDLRFIERDSPAEVWLVVGPHAKRNSQFLEEWKLSGMLFSKENESSVQVSDIVRRDDESKEETAMFELYRLHPPGSKP